The genomic segment CCCTTCTGGGCCAACCACATCTCGTTCACGCTCAAGACCATGGAAGAACTCGAAGCCATGAAGAAACGCTGCGCCGAAAAGGGCGTGCCCCGCGTCATCGAAGCCGACCACGACTGGGGAATCTCGCTTTATATGTGCGACCCCAACGGCATCATGGTGGAGTTCACCGTCACCACCAAACCGGACGAATTCGTCCAGAGCCCCGAAGAGGCGCTTCGCCTGCTGCGCCAGCCCTACGAAGAATTCGCCGATGACGTCCGCAAGGAAGCCAAGGACATCGCGCATATCGCGGTGTGAGTAAGAAACTGTAGCGACAAGTACAGGAAAAAATCGGCGGCAGTGAGCGTGGCACTCGCCACACCGCTGCCGCCGGAGTATTTAGAGACGCATACCGTTGCGGAGCGCGCAGGAGAGCGAGCGATGAGCAAACCCACGATTCACGAATTACTCAAGTCCGGCGGCCCGGTGGTCGGGCCCGGTGTCTATGACTGCATCAGCGCACGGCTGTGCGAGCGTGCGGGGTTTCCGATGGCTTTTCTCTCGGGCTACTGCCTCTCGGCCTCGCTGCTGGGGGAGCCGGACTTCGGGCTGCTCACGCAGACCCAGGTGCTCGAGGCGGCCGACCGGATCGCCAATGCGGTGAACATTCCGCTCATCGTCGACATCGACACCGGTTACGGCAACGCCTTCAACGTGGAGAAGACCGTCGAGGCGCTCCTTCGCATGGGTGCGGCGGGCTGCTTCCTTGAAGACCAGGTCTGGCCCAAGCGCTGCGGCCACATGGAGGGAAAGCGCGTCGTGGATCTCGATGAATACCTGCCCAAGCTGCGCGCCGCCTTGAAGACCCGCGAGGGCACGGGCTTTCACGTCACCGCCCGCACCGATTCGATTGCCGCCATCGGTTTC from the Chrysiogenia bacterium genome contains:
- a CDS encoding VOC family protein, whose translation is MSQHPSSTTHGLHHAAYTCTDSEKTWDFYANKLGFPLVRVENHLHGKGWFRHFFFDIGGGECLAFFELHRCGEKSDAKTQVSTALGLPFWANHISFTLKTMEELEAMKKRCAEKGVPRVIEADHDWGISLYMCDPNGIMVEFTVTTKPDEFVQSPEEALRLLRQPYEEFADDVRKEAKDIAHIAV
- a CDS encoding isocitrate lyase/PEP mutase family protein, with the protein product MSKPTIHELLKSGGPVVGPGVYDCISARLCERAGFPMAFLSGYCLSASLLGEPDFGLLTQTQVLEAADRIANAVNIPLIVDIDTGYGNAFNVEKTVEALLRMGAAGCFLEDQVWPKRCGHMEGKRVVDLDEYLPKLRAALKTREGTGFHVTARTDSIAAIGFDEALKRAKIFAEEGADAVFVEAPRSIEELHAIRETVPAEVTVVANMVENGKTPLLKTSELYRMGFGLIAAPVAVLFAGTQGMEELLKTLKRDETTHARHEHMYRFDQMGELVGLPERYEREKAWLK